GGGTCCGACAGTGGTCAGCGCGGGAGCAGACGACAAGAAGCATGACCATGAGGTGCTACGCCGCCCATCGAGCACCGACCTCGGGCACGCACTCGAAGGGATGGGGTTCAATTCCAAGTATGCCTACGCGATGGCGCGAAGTTGCGGACGCAGCTTGGCTGTGCTTGCGCGTCGAATTCCGAGCGGTACTGCGCCAAGGCCGGAGTGGATAGAAAAAGGCGCGATGCTTTTGCCAGCCTTGCTGGCTGGTGCCTGGCATGTGAGGAGCAAATCTGACCAAACGGTCATCTGTGGTCTCGCGTCAGTACAAGACTACGCAGCTTGCGAGGCGCCGCTTCGGCAACTCGCGAAACTGCAGGACCCACCTATTGACTACGTCACGGACGTCTGGGCGCTTCGAGCCTCTGTTGATGCTTTCGTGAATCTGGGCCACCTTATTGGGGCAGAGCACCTTGAAAGGTTCTCGGCAGCTGCACGTGAGGTGTTTGGGAAGGCGATTGAACCGCCAAAGGCGGATGAGGTCTACAGGCCCGCAGAGCAGAGAGGTGCCGACACACATAGCCATTGGTTGCGCGACGGGATGATGAATACCCTGCTCCATATGGCTGTCCTTCATGAGCAAGCCGAGTTTGTAGTTCCTGGCACTACTCCTCAGGACTATGTCAATGGCATTGTTCGAGGCCTTCCAGGCCTTTCACGAGACCACCGGCTATTGGTCAGTCTGCAAGACCAGATGGCACTGTTGGCGGAGGCCGCTCCCATCCCTTTCCTTGAAGCCCTCGAGCGTTTGCTCGAGGGCGACGCCATGGCTATCCGGCCAATCTTCGAGGAGCAAAAGGGTCTGGTTGGGTCCCACGCCTACTACTACGGTGTTCTTTGGGGCCTTGAGGTTGTTGCCTGGGACCCGCGGCTCCTCCTGCGTGCATCAGTCTGCCTTGCCAAGCTGGCCAAGATTGACCCCGGTGGTACCGTTTCAAATCGACCCATCAATAGCCTAAGAGCAATCTTCCTGTCTTGGGCTCCGAACACAGGAGCCAATGCTGCGCAGCGCAAGGGTGTCTTGGCGCACGTCTTGAATACCGTGCCGGAGGTTGCGTGGGACCTAATGGTCAAACTCCTTCCTCGGCCACATGACCATTCAAGCCCGACGCAGGCGCCAGTCTTTCGAGAGTTCGATGAGACGGAGGTTCTGACATACGCTGTCGTCTGGGACGCTCAAGACTTTGTTGTCGAACAAGCAATCGCGCGTGCGGGAACCGAGCCAAGCAGATGGACGACGCTCATAGATGCGATGAGTCAGTTCCCAAAGGATGGGTTCGAGAGGATGGTTGCTGGGTTGGACCTCGTGCTAAGCAGTTCTGCCGGCGAGGCTCGATTCACTGTTTGGGACGCACTTCGGAAGGAAGTGAATAAGCACCGGACGTACGCTGGAACTGACTGGGCAGTTTCGGAGGAGGCATTGGCCCGCATTGACCCCCTACTCGCCCAATTTGCCCCTCAGAGTGCGGTAGAGAAGTCCATCTGGCTTTTTGATGACTGGATGCCAGATGTGCCCGGCAAGGTTGACTCTGACGACCCCACTGAGGCGATTGATGCGGCCCGGCACGAAGCGGTCTTGGACGTGATGAGGGAGTCAGGCAGACAAGGGCTGATTGAGCTGGCCCAGCGGTCAAAGCAACCGCAACACGTTGCTATGGCCGCGAGGAGTCTTGAATTTGGCTTCGATGAGCTTGGGCAGTTCTTCCTTCAGGTTCTGCGCGCAGCTCCGAGCGTCGATGTCGTTGCCGGTTCTGTGCTGGCGGAGGGCGCCACTCGATTCCAGGGACAATGGACTCACTTCGCACGTGAGACTTTTGTCCTTGAGCGGGTGGCGCCTGAGCGGGTGGCCCGAATCCTAACAGCGCTGGATGAATCGATTCAAACTTGGAACTATGTGCAGGAATACGGTCCAGAGGTAAATGATGCTTATTGGCGCCTGAAACCTTCGTACTTTGTACGTGGGGATGCTGATGAGTTGCTCTTTGGAGTTCGGCGCTATCTCGAGTATGGGCGTCCCCTTGCGGCGCTGGATGCTGCAACACGCAGGTTGGGTGAGTTGCCAACGACGCTGGTTGTCCAGCTACTTGACGGCGCAGTGCCTGAGCTTAATGCGTCAGCACGGGGCGGTGGGAACCTCAGTATTTACAACATTGAGCATGCCTTTGATGAACTCCGCAAGCGGGGCGACATCACCCCTGACGACATAGCTGCTCTGGAGTTCAGGTACCTGCCGGTCTTTCATTTGCGTCGGCAGCCGCTCGTACTCCACACTCTGTTGGTGCAACGGCCTCAAATGTTCATGGACGCGATTTGCGCAGTGTTCAAGCCGGCGAATCGGGAGCCAGAGCCTGTGTCGGAGGGGGCTGAGAAGCTCGCAGTTGCCGCGTACGAGCTTTTGACGGGCTTGCAGGTGCTTCCAGGGCAGAACGGCGCAGAGGTCGACTACTCCGCACTGTTGGCTTGGTGCCAAGAGGTTCGACTGATTGCGGATGAAGTCGACCGCGAAAAAATTACGGACCAACGCATTGGCGCCCTGCTCGCACATGCACCTTTCAACCAAGCAGACGGAGCTTGGCCTCACGAGGCCGTTCGGGCCGTTATTGAGCACCTCGCGTCTGAAGAGGTGGAGCGAGGGCTTGCCATCGAGCGATTCAATATGCGGGGGGTCTACAGCAAGGCGTTTGGAGAGGGAGGGCAGCAGGAGCGGGTGCTCGCAAAACAGTGCCAAGACTGGGCTACAGCGATGCCGGCATCACCGCGAAGCTCGGCCATGCTGATGGGTATGGCGGAGAGCTGGCTGCGAGAAGCCGAGCGGGCGGACCAGTCGGCTGCGAAGGAATCGCTCCGCTGGTGAGGGTTGCTCTCGGGCGAGAACTCTCCAATAGCTGCCTGCGGATGTACGCAGAAGTCTGCGCAGCGCCCGTTGATGAGGCGCTCATATACGCGCGTTGGCTTGCAAAGCGTTTGCTCGCGGAGCTGCATCGTCCTCGACAAGCTCAGCTAGCTCTACGTTAAGCGCCCGCTTTCGGGCAGCAATTCAGGTCAAACGGAAGTCCGCTCCGGGCCCTGAGAGGACTTTGCGTCAGCCAACCTGAGTGACCGCTTTGCAGCGTTTGCTGCCTGTGGAGTTAGGGCTCGCTACATCCGGTCTCGGTAGCAGTGCAGTCGTTCGCGCGACGAACGTAGCTGCCGCGGCAGCGCTGTGCATGACTCCGTCCAAATGCATCGTCTGCAGCAAGCCAAACCGGCAGGGACTGAGCATCGACCTGAGCACTATCGATCGTCGCTGAGGTTCAATAGGCGCGCAGCTTGCCGGTTGGGGAGGTGGCGGGCTGTCGTAAGCTCTTCAAAATGCACGCAACTCGTATTGCCCAAAATCTGCTTAAGACCCCATGGTCCGTCCGCACAGTTGCGCTTCGCGACGAGGCCGCGTGGTTCGCGCAGAACAGCTGCAGACGCCGTCTGGCGCTGTCCAAGTTGGAGCGGGATCTGCTACTCGCTGGCGAGCATCCTTTGCGGTTTGCTTTCTCGCTGCTGACTTTGCAGGTCGCGCTGCTGGTGTTCGCTGCAGTGCTTCCACAGGGCTGGTTCGCCCCCGCTTGGCTCAAATGGGAGGCCGCAGAACAACTGAGCCATTTCTCTACTGTGTGGACCATCCAGGCGACGCTGGCCGCGCTGGTCTACCCGATAGTGATCTCGTTCGTAGCCGTCTACTTGCAACGCAGGCCGGCGGCGGAGGCCTTCATTCACCTTTACATACTCGACTCGGGTGGGCTTGCAGCCGGTTTGTCGTCGTTAGGATTGGTTATCGTGATGGGTATCCAGTACCTGATGTTGAGCGCATGGGGAACTGCATGGCTTCCAGGCTGGGCGGCGATCGACACCGCCTGGTTCATCTTCAATGCCGCGCTGACGACGTTTTTTCTGTTCAGAACGGTGGAATTTCTCCGGCCAGAGGTGCAAGCCAGGGTCATTCAGCGCTACACCGTCAACGTGGCGCTGCCCAGAGACGTGCAGCGCTTGAACTCATTTCAAGTGTTGGCTGGTGGCATTGCGAAGGGCTGGTTTCCCGTGCCGTCATATGGGGACGACAAGGCACCTGAAGGACCGCGCCTGCTGGTTGGCAGGGGGTTCCCGGAGGGTGATATCCAAGGAGAATTGCGCCTGCGGGCGCAGGCGCGATTGGTGGACGTTCGCATCTGGGTTGTTAGGCTGGTCGTCGAAACGTGGTATCGCAGTGCACTGACATCGCCTAGGCCTGACAAGCCGGAAGCGTTTGGTGTCAACAAGTCCTGGCCATTGCTCACGTTGCCGATGAGTCCGGGTACGGTCTACGAAGGCGATTTGCCTCTCGCCATGGTGGCGGACGGCCCGGAGCTTGCACCTTGGCAGCGCTGGCTGCTGCGCTGGTCGGTGGTGGTGCAGCCGACATCTCGTGAGAGGTATGGCATCCGGGTTGAATCCATCCTTGGTGAGTTGGCTGCCGATGCGCGAAACATGGCAGCCAAGCCCGACAACGAGGGGTTTGAGCGCGCTTATAGCGCGCTGATCGACTTGCACGGTCTGCTGCTTGCGGCCTGCCTGGACAAGATGGAGTCCGGCGAGCAAGGCAGCTGGGCGCTCCTGCCCGATCCGCAAAGCTTCTTCGATCGAACCCTGCACAAAAACTGGAGCAACGTTTATCGCGGCATCTTCGAGGCTGCGATCGAGGGTATGGTCCGAGACACCAGGCCACTGCGTCGCTTGTGCCATCTGCTGCAGCATCTCGATGCCGACGAGCTTCGCGCATCGCCCGTCGAGATCCGGGAACACCTGCTTCGGCTGCCGCCGCTGATGATGTACCAGCTCAGCAACTGGTGGGCCTTCAGGGTCGAAGAGCAGGGGATCATCGAGCACAGTCACAAGCAGATGGTGGTGCTACGACCGCCGCTCAATCGTGTCTACGACGAGGTGCTCTCCACCTTCGTTGCAGGATGGGAGAACGGGCGGCCCGACAAGCCTAGGCGAAATCGAGACGCGCATGCATTGGACTGGGCAACCTTACCAAGATTGGCACGCCTGAACGTCAAGCACATCGAAGAGACGGCTCGGATGCTGCTCGCGGCCGTGTTGCGCGGCGATCAGGCTGCCGCCGAATGGTTGGCTGACGTGCTCAGCAAGTGGTGGGGCACGCTGGACTTCGATCACGAGCCGTACCAGCTCTACGACAAGACGACGTTCATCACGATCGAAGACCTTGGGTTGGATTGGCCTGACTTTTGCACGAAATTTGGCCTTGAAGCCGACCATCCTGAGTTGCAGGAACGATTGAGACCAAAGTTGCAGCAGGGCGCCTTCCAAGCGGCACTGCGAAATTATTGGACCGATGTGTGCTTACTGACCATCGAGCTGATGCTCGACTGGGTCCGCGCCGTGCCGGCAGCATCTGCCAGCAGTTCGTTGGCGTTCGAGATCGCCGGCGGGCTCTTGACAGGTAAGCAGTGGAAGAGCGGCGGTCAGGCTGTCGACTCGCTCAGCAACTTGTCGCCGCCCGAGTACCTAGTTGCAAAGGTACGCCAGTTCGCGGCATCAGGCGAATGGCGTGGCGGCTATGTGGGGCGCTTGGACGGATTCGTTGAACGAGTGAAAGACATGCGTAGGCCCAACATGGTCAGCTCGCGTGTGTACTCCTTTGGTGGCGCCGACGATGTGGAGTCGCTCCAGGAGTCTCAACTCGAACTGTTTGCCGTTCTGGCCACTGGAACCTGGAGCTTGCCTCGCTCGCTGCAGCGGCAAATGGATGTCTGGTTCGATTCCCGCTTTGATCAATACAGCAGCATTGACATTCTTCGTGGCCGACTGACGAGCTGGCTAGAACGGTTGGACGCACAGACTGGCCTCTCGGTCGAGCACATCGAACTCATTAAAGCGCGCGTCAAGCCCGGAGTGCCGGCGCAGACGGCCATCGACCAAGTGAAGGCCGGCCTTCTTGCGGCCCAGAAGGCGTTGGAGGATCGGCGTGAAGAGACTCTGGCCAGCCAGCCGATTGACCCAAATCGACTTCTGGAGATCGGGCGGTATGCGTCTACCGCAGCATTCAGCACAGAGAAGGGGCGCTTCCCGGTCCACTTGTTCCCGATCGGAATCACAGCCGAGAACTTGGAGGAATTCACTCTTACCCTCACACAGGTGCGTCGCGGCGAGCTGACAAAGCTGCAGATGGACCAGCGAGCGGTGAACGAGGCAGAGTACTTCGCTGATGCCATGGCCCAGCAGGTTGCCATCGTCGTACTGAACGATGTCCTGTGCCAATCGGATATCAAGGAGATCGTGGTCCGGGACGGTAATGCCTACTGGAAAGCGTTGCAGGCGCAGGCCGACCTCATCGTGACAAAGGGCGGGACGCCAATCCTTCTGCTGGACAACGCCACCCGCCCCGACTGGGTGTGGGACTGGCAGCACGCGGATTTCGATGCCATGCACAAGCGGCCAGAGGATCTCCAGGTCAGGCACCGTGAAGGGCAAGGCGCTGGGTATCAGTGTGACTTCAACCAAATCGAGGTCTACGTGGCGCCGCTTCCGATTGGCCAGTCGGTCTTGCTCTCCAGTGAGGTGTTCCGCACCCTGACGTTCACCGACTACGGTGAAGGTCGGTTTGTACGGGTTGAGTCGGTACAACTTGAAGGTGTCAAAAACTTGGTTGACCTCAAACTCACCTTCGCCCGACGCGTTGAGGTCGGTGAGTCAACGGTCGTCAAGCTGGCCTATTCGCAGAACCTGTGAACAACATCTAGGGGCACGTCCACCTATGCGTGTTGAGTCCAACAGCTGGTTGCGGCAGATGCCGCCGTTCGATCGCAGTAACCGAGCGACTGGGTTCAGCCTGAAGCATTCGTCGAATATCGCTTCCCGAATGGCCGCTTATGGCCGATAGTACCCATTCGTGACCGAGATGCGAATGGCAGCAATCGCTGCAAAGCAGTCACTCAAGTTGGCTGACGCAAAGTCGGCTCAGGGCCCAAATGCAACGCTCCCGCTTGTCTAAAGCTGACATTGGCCGAAATTGGAATTTATTCGTTTCATTAAATTCACTCCCGTTTCGGCGCCCTGCCGACGTTGCTTCACGAGCGCTGGGGGGACTTGCTGCTATTTAAGCCCGAGCTTCGACAGGTTTTCAGGGAAGCCACGTCAATCCATGGTTGAAACCAGAGACGGCCTGTCTGGTTGCATCAGTCGACCATCTCGTTGGAGTTGCGTGTAGTCCACTACGGTGGCCATAAAATAGGCTTGAAATGTCGATGAATTGCCGGGGCCGAGTCGACCGGCCTCAGCGCCTGCGACTCAACTGTAAAAGTGCTGGATTAACTCCCAGGGATAGGCATCAGACTGATGCCAGGCTCTCGGCCGCATGATGTGATGGGCGCCGAGTCTGACAAACGTCCGCTATCGGCATAAAGAGGAGCAGGGGCGCCGCACTTAGGGCACTCCCATGCGCTGCCGTCGAAAATGTGCCCGCAAGTCTTGCATGTGATCCTTACACCCGATTGATGATGGTGTCTCCAGAGTCGTTTCCCCGCAAATCGCTCCATCTTTCGTGCCAGCAAAAGACGTGCGCTTCTCACGGTAAAACGACGGTAAAGCCCCATTTCGATCACAGCTAAGCGCTTAACCACGCGGGTTCGGGCGGCTCGTTGATGATTGAGTGCTTCATGCATCTTGTCCGCCCCTGCTCGCAAACGGCTTGGCAGCCAACACAAAGATGAAGGCTAGGGCGTTCTAGAATTCCTAATCAACGACAGCGCTCGCTGCAGATCCGCTGCGACCAGTCGTGACAACTCAACCTCCTGCGATCCTCACGCGAAGTCCGGTAATGAGCAGATCGAGGCCTAGGTCAAATCGCGCATCAAAATCCGGGTTAAACAAATCACCCATAGCCGCTAAGGCATGGGGATAGCTGTGGGCCGCCAGCGCCTCGAACGAACCTCGGTGACTCTCGATGTTCAAGGGCTTTGCGTCCGGACGAACCAACGGTTGCTCTTCCATCACGAAACCCATCACGTAATACAGGATGCTGAAGGCCCCCCAAGACGCCAAGCGAGTGGAGGCCCCAGCCTCGCGCAAAGGGCCTATCAAGGCCTCGGCAACGCGGAGGGTGTTGCCGGTGGTGACATAGGTGCCTGCGTAAACGCGCGCACCGTCACGTCGCTTGAGCAGCGCGCGGCGGATTTCATGCGCTGTCATGCTGACCGCAATGCACCACGTGGTCGAAGTGGAGGGTTCGGCCAGATGCTTGTGTGCAACCCCTTCCATCAAAGCGTCCGCTATGCCATCCATCAAGGCCTGCTTATTGGTGAAGTGCCAATACAGCGACGCCGCTTTGATTTCCAGTTCCTGGGCAAGACGGCGCATCGTCAGACCCTCTATGCCTACCTCGTCCAGCAGGCTCAAAGCAGTGGCAATTACTGCTTCACGTTGAATTTTCATGCATTTCCCATTTGACAGACTAACGACGTTAGATTAGCATAAAGCTCATGACTAACACCGTTAGATTGGAATGTGAATGAAAAATGACAATGGGGATGTGATCGTGGTGGGCGCAGGCCCTGTGGGCTTGACTCTGGCATGCGAGTTGCGGCTGGCAGGCCTGCGCGTCACCGTACTGGAGCGCCGTGCCAAGCCGGTGGCGCAGTCGCGCGCTTTGACCATGCACGGTAGGACGGTGGAGATGCTGGCCCAGCGCGGCGTGGCCGACCGCTTTCTAGCGGCCGGCATGAAAATTCCAACCGGGCACTTCGCAGGTCTCGGCACCCGCCTCGACTTTTCGGTCATCGACACGGCCTTCCCCTTCACTCTTTTCATCCCACAGAGCGTGACCGAGCAACTGCTAGAGGCATGGGCACATGAACTGGGCGTTGACGTGCGCAGAAATGCCACTGTGGAGAGCATCGCCGAAGTGGCCGATGGCGTCTCCGTGTTGGGACAACAAAGCGGCACGCCTTTCGATATTTCTGGCAGCTACGTGGTCGGTGCAGACGGCGCGCGCAGTCTGGTTCGCCAGCACGCTGGCATCGCGTACGACGGCCTGCCCGCCACGAAGACAGTAATGCTGGGCGACGTTCGTCTGAGCGCGCCACCGTCTACGCCGGGACTCAGCGTGGGCAACATGGTGGGCGGCTTGATGGTGGTTCCTCTGGGTGGCGGCTTGTACCGGGTTATCGTCATTGATGCCGACCGGATGGACGTGCCTTTGACCAGGCCCGTCACGCTCGAAGAGTTGTCTGATTCAACCCGCCGAGTGGCGGGACAGGACTTCGGTCTACATGCGCCGGAGTGGCTGTCGCGCTTCTCGAACGAAACCCGTTTGGCGAGTGCCTACCGTAAAGATCGCATGCTGCTGGTTGGTGATGCTGCACACATCCACCTTCCCGCTGGCGGCCAAGGCATGAACGTGGGCATGCAGGACGCGATGAACCTGGGCTGGAAGCTGGCGGGCGTGGTGAACGGCCGCGCGCCCGAGTC
This region of Acidovorax sp. GBBC 1281 genomic DNA includes:
- a CDS encoding TetR/AcrR family transcriptional regulator C-terminal domain-containing protein, producing MKIQREAVIATALSLLDEVGIEGLTMRRLAQELEIKAASLYWHFTNKQALMDGIADALMEGVAHKHLAEPSTSTTWCIAVSMTAHEIRRALLKRRDGARVYAGTYVTTGNTLRVAEALIGPLREAGASTRLASWGAFSILYYVMGFVMEEQPLVRPDAKPLNIESHRGSFEALAAHSYPHALAAMGDLFNPDFDARFDLGLDLLITGLRVRIAGG
- a CDS encoding FAD-dependent oxidoreductase, with product MKNDNGDVIVVGAGPVGLTLACELRLAGLRVTVLERRAKPVAQSRALTMHGRTVEMLAQRGVADRFLAAGMKIPTGHFAGLGTRLDFSVIDTAFPFTLFIPQSVTEQLLEAWAHELGVDVRRNATVESIAEVADGVSVLGQQSGTPFDISGSYVVGADGARSLVRQHAGIAYDGLPATKTVMLGDVRLSAPPSTPGLSVGNMVGGLMVVPLGGGLYRVIVIDADRMDVPLTRPVTLEELSDSTRRVAGQDFGLHAPEWLSRFSNETRLASAYRKDRMLLVGDAAHIHLPAGGQGMNVGMQDAMNLGWKLAGVVNGRAPESLLESYHQERHAVGAALYQNTLAQSALMMNSFDAPGQALREMFSELMKIPALNAALAHDLSGYGVRYLAPLAAVPQGWALLPDWTGRRLSDWQLQLDEGGRASLFSFLRSGLWLLLQLTNSEEGKDGNYTPQLDARWVATVKAVPADRQATLAGVHALLIRPDGYVDHAVAHQEVRVTTTVKPNLDALHTA